A single window of Syntrophorhabdaceae bacterium DNA harbors:
- a CDS encoding SDR family oxidoreductase, producing the protein MELKNLTAIVTGSGKGIGKTIAEKFAEEGARVALWDVDMNCFAGVASGPDRLIQKVNVKNEDEVVAAVEKVVKEFGRIDVLVNNAGISRHKPIEEMTLDLWNEVIDINLKGVFLCCKAVIPVMKNQKRGKIVNIASLGARTGRPGVGINYAASKAGVIAITQTLAKEVGPSGIYINAIAPGPILTEQTRQYPPEVFATWNVGRAIPKDGLPEDVADGAIFLASSRSDWITGITLDLNGGIFIP; encoded by the coding sequence ATGGAATTAAAAAATCTCACCGCTATTGTCACCGGCTCCGGAAAAGGAATAGGAAAGACCATTGCGGAGAAATTTGCAGAAGAGGGCGCGAGAGTTGCCCTGTGGGATGTTGACATGAACTGTTTTGCGGGGGTCGCATCAGGGCCTGACAGATTGATCCAGAAGGTGAACGTAAAAAATGAAGACGAGGTTGTCGCCGCCGTTGAAAAAGTCGTCAAGGAATTCGGTCGCATCGACGTGCTCGTGAATAACGCGGGAATCTCCCGCCATAAACCCATCGAAGAGATGACCCTGGATTTGTGGAACGAGGTGATTGACATCAACCTGAAAGGCGTCTTTCTTTGTTGCAAAGCCGTAATCCCCGTGATGAAGAATCAGAAGCGGGGTAAGATTGTCAACATCGCTTCTTTAGGCGCGAGGACTGGCCGGCCCGGCGTGGGCATCAATTACGCGGCATCCAAAGCCGGCGTTATCGCTATCACGCAGACCCTGGCAAAGGAGGTTGGCCCCTCGGGTATCTATATAAACGCCATTGCGCCGGGGCCTATACTCACGGAACAGACAAGGCAATATCCGCCCGAGGTCTTTGCCACGTGGAACGTAGGTCGGGCGATCCCCAAGGACGGACTTCCGGAGGATGTGGCCGATGGAGCGATCTTTCTCGCATCTTCACGTTCGGACTGGATCACCGGGATAACGCTTGATCTCAACGGAGGAATCTT